The Salegentibacter mishustinae genome includes a window with the following:
- a CDS encoding endonuclease/exonuclease/phosphatase family protein translates to MEISEVIMLIACGLFLIPSLASATRFDQWWIRAFDFPRLQISILISAVIIVAIIVFDFSKVIHFVAVALLIISLIYQLEKIYPYTWFANKEVMQFEDGDPSDNISILVSNVLTPNNDYHKLLEIVNRRQPDILLTLESDEKWEEALKDLEKDYEYCIKVPQDNLYGMHLYSKLKLEETEIRYLVKDDIPSIHGVVRLEDNSRIRIHCMHPRPPSPSEADTSTNRDAELLMLGRDVWEQDDSVLVFGDLNDVAWSRTTRLFQQMSGLLDPRIGRGFFNTFHADYRFFRWPLDHVFHSNDFTLIDIAREKHIGSDHFPMYIKLNFERKAEVEQNKPIADEEEKEWAQDKIDDAQPREKGV, encoded by the coding sequence ATGGAAATTTCAGAAGTAATAATGCTTATAGCCTGCGGACTATTTTTAATTCCCAGCCTGGCATCTGCAACACGTTTTGATCAATGGTGGATAAGAGCTTTCGATTTTCCACGACTGCAAATTTCAATACTTATTAGTGCGGTAATTATTGTAGCTATTATTGTTTTTGATTTCTCTAAAGTAATTCATTTCGTTGCTGTTGCACTACTTATTATAAGCTTGATTTACCAGCTTGAGAAAATTTATCCCTATACCTGGTTTGCAAACAAGGAGGTCATGCAATTTGAGGATGGAGATCCATCCGATAATATTTCGATCCTGGTAAGCAATGTACTTACTCCAAATAATGATTATCACAAACTTCTTGAAATTGTAAACCGAAGGCAACCCGATATTTTACTAACTCTGGAATCTGATGAAAAATGGGAAGAGGCGCTTAAAGACCTGGAAAAGGATTATGAATATTGTATAAAAGTACCCCAGGATAATCTCTACGGAATGCACCTATACTCTAAACTGAAGTTGGAAGAAACCGAAATTAGATATTTGGTAAAAGATGATATCCCTTCTATTCACGGGGTAGTACGTTTAGAAGATAATTCTAGAATTAGGATTCATTGCATGCACCCGAGGCCTCCTAGTCCTTCTGAAGCTGATACTTCTACAAATCGTGATGCTGAGTTATTAATGCTGGGAAGAGATGTATGGGAACAGGATGATAGCGTTTTAGTATTTGGGGATCTAAACGATGTGGCCTGGTCCAGAACCACCAGATTATTTCAGCAAATGAGTGGATTGTTAGATCCAAGGATTGGAAGAGGTTTTTTTAATACTTTCCACGCCGATTATCGTTTTTTCAGATGGCCGCTAGATCACGTTTTTCATAGTAATGATTTTACGCTGATAGATATTGCCCGGGAAAAACACATAGGATCAGATCATTTCCCGATGTATATTAAGTTAAATTTTGAAAGAAAGGCAGAAGTCGAGCAAAATAAGCCGATAGCAGATGAAGAAGAAAAAGAATGGGCGCAGGATAAAATCGATGATGCTCAACCCCGGGAAAAAGGTGTCTAG
- a CDS encoding response regulator codes for MLEVIIVDDDQIVVFIQKKMISNHEIATNPVCFNKADAALNYLKEQQQLKNKKEFLIFLDINMPNMNGWDFLDCLENNEEKSHYHVVMVTSSINKEDKEEAKKYSMVRLFIEKPIHSSDCEKIKEIPEISHFFAPV; via the coding sequence ATGCTTGAAGTAATTATCGTAGATGACGATCAAATTGTGGTATTTATTCAAAAGAAAATGATCTCAAATCACGAGATCGCTACTAACCCGGTTTGTTTTAATAAGGCTGATGCTGCCTTAAATTACTTAAAAGAGCAGCAGCAACTAAAAAATAAAAAGGAATTCCTTATTTTTTTAGATATAAATATGCCTAATATGAATGGCTGGGATTTTCTTGACTGTTTAGAAAACAACGAGGAAAAATCTCATTATCACGTTGTTATGGTTACCTCTTCAATTAATAAAGAGGATAAAGAAGAAGCTAAAAAATATAGCATGGTACGCTTATTTATTGAAAAACCTATCCACTCTTCAGACTGTGAAAAGATCAAAGAAATTCCAGAAATAAGTCATTTTTTTGCGCCGGTCTAG
- a CDS encoding PAS domain S-box protein — protein sequence MVEKSGELKVLVIEDNPGDFILIEDYLSEEHAALELQRAENFKMAKEMLQASKNFDTVLLDLSLPDIKNTETLVKEILALANGAPVVVLTGYTNKDYGMKTLSWGVSDYLLKDEINASNLSKSIHYSMERKKVQRQLYESEEKYRTLFDSSPLPKWVLDRHTLEFLDVNQAAINLYGYSREEFMKMTVRDLWANDEDRIEQTIADNFHDFFNVKVKHLTKNGEMIFIDVQTNPILFGGREARVTLAHNITEKVKAEEKLRHSQERFKALVQDGSDVISILDENFHYTYISPSAKNILGVNPEKLQGSNAFKYIHNEDRPHIVDKIKFIGKVKSFQLPSYRYKNGEGEWRWLETIISDLRDDPAVNGLVATSRDITSFKIQEKELRESLERYDIVAKATSDLITDYNIENDTFQFSNAIYDIFGYSPEEMGTSREWWKERLHPEDYQRVTEATKEIFYNHKKLLNIEYRFKCADGNYKYILDRSYVISDSEGKPSRIIGSVQDITERRKYINAIERSNERLREIAWTQSHVVRAPLARIMGLIDLLKNQRNNLDNIEEIIDNILNSSEELDKVIRKITNKTEEDF from the coding sequence ATGGTTGAAAAATCCGGGGAATTAAAGGTTTTAGTTATTGAGGACAACCCGGGCGATTTTATTCTTATAGAAGATTATCTTTCCGAAGAACATGCAGCACTGGAATTGCAGCGCGCCGAAAATTTTAAAATGGCGAAAGAAATGCTCCAGGCTTCCAAAAATTTTGATACCGTCTTACTCGACCTATCACTCCCGGATATTAAAAATACCGAAACTCTAGTAAAAGAAATCCTGGCTTTGGCTAATGGTGCACCGGTGGTGGTACTAACAGGATATACCAATAAGGATTATGGAATGAAAACCCTTTCCTGGGGCGTTTCAGACTACCTCCTGAAAGATGAAATTAATGCTTCAAATCTTTCTAAAAGCATCCATTACAGCATGGAGCGAAAAAAGGTACAGCGGCAGCTTTATGAGTCTGAAGAAAAGTACCGAACACTATTTGATTCCAGCCCTTTACCAAAATGGGTTTTAGATAGACATACCCTTGAATTTTTAGACGTTAATCAAGCAGCCATAAACCTCTACGGCTATTCTAGAGAAGAATTCATGAAAATGACTGTAAGGGATCTATGGGCAAATGATGAGGATAGAATTGAACAAACCATAGCCGATAATTTTCACGATTTCTTTAATGTTAAAGTAAAGCATTTGACCAAGAATGGTGAAATGATCTTTATAGATGTCCAAACTAATCCTATTTTGTTCGGTGGCAGGGAAGCCCGCGTTACTTTGGCGCACAATATTACCGAAAAAGTTAAAGCTGAAGAAAAATTAAGACACAGTCAGGAGCGATTTAAAGCTTTGGTGCAGGATGGCAGTGACGTAATAAGTATTTTAGATGAAAATTTTCACTACACTTATATTAGCCCTAGCGCAAAGAACATTTTAGGTGTTAACCCTGAAAAACTGCAAGGAAGTAATGCATTTAAATATATTCATAATGAAGATCGTCCACATATAGTAGACAAGATTAAATTTATAGGTAAGGTAAAATCTTTCCAATTGCCTTCTTATAGGTATAAAAATGGGGAAGGAGAATGGCGATGGTTAGAAACTATTATAAGTGATTTAAGAGACGATCCAGCAGTAAATGGTTTGGTGGCAACTTCAAGAGATATTACCAGTTTTAAAATACAGGAAAAGGAATTAAGAGAAAGCCTGGAGCGTTATGACATTGTTGCAAAAGCTACCAGCGATCTAATTACCGATTATAATATTGAAAACGATACTTTTCAGTTTAGCAATGCAATCTATGATATTTTTGGATATAGCCCGGAAGAAATGGGAACTTCCCGAGAATGGTGGAAGGAGCGGCTGCATCCCGAGGATTACCAACGCGTAACTGAGGCGACCAAAGAAATTTTTTATAATCATAAAAAACTATTGAATATTGAATATCGCTTTAAATGTGCTGATGGAAACTATAAATATATCCTTGACCGTAGTTATGTGATTAGTGATTCAGAAGGCAAACCTTCGCGTATCATTGGTTCTGTACAGGACATTACCGAAAGAAGAAAATATATTAATGCCATAGAGCGTAGTAATGAAAGATTGCGGGAAATTGCCTGGACACAATCTCACGTAGTTAGGGCGCCTTTAGCAAGGATTATGGGTTTAATAGATTTATTAAAAAATCAAAGAAATAACCTTGATAATATTGAGGAAATTATAGATAATATCTTAAATTCGTCTGAAGAGCTTGATAAGGTTATTAGAAAAATCACGAATAAAACCGAAGAAGATTTTTAA
- a CDS encoding PAS domain-containing sensor histidine kinase: MKKVTTPVLKIDRNFEIISWNTSAEEFLNNIFKKSPKAQLSLEEIFPPGIWTKFHGDFKTNQGIFHNIYTFSETETIEVFSSPSLDDGGNIKCFSLCLKAVSPKENGSSENIVRLKNILENSSLAIFLSDPSGPIVEVNRAACKLFGYSLKELKQLSREDIIQMNSDLETAIAQRNKAGEIRTELVGIKKNGETFPCEVHSVIYTNYEGEKRTSTTIVDISDRKKQELIAENSKQAFQSLFDYNPDAVYSFDLKGNFVDLNQAALNLVEGSREKAREINFLPLIAPEDRDRVMMHSSKAVSGEVQRYQTNFISLKGTKKVLDVTNFPIYVNKKITGVYGIAKDITKQVEIEQKLREEHNMFRAIIDYIPDHIFVINEKHETILTNHSFYKNYYGVENEQESLGLTALEFFDKEEANRVIEDNTQVMNKGIPVINREDIVQDFNGKKNYTLLTKVPFRFGDNKKGLVGISRNITEIKEKEKALEELNEALKKHADELALSNKELEQFAYIASHDLQEPLRMVTSFLTQLKKKYNNKLDDRAQQYIYFAYDGATRMRQIILDLLEYSRVGRVAHKVTAVNLEHLVSEVLSLQKKSIEEKNAKIEIGVLPELEVEEPVLRQLFSNLIGNALKYYSKERQPKIKISSLEKEKYWEFKITDNGIGIEEEFKEQIFIIFQRLHQRDEYDGTGIGLAICKKIVDNFGGKIWVDSIPGEGSSFYFTIPKQF; the protein is encoded by the coding sequence ATGAAGAAAGTAACTACACCAGTTTTAAAAATTGACCGGAATTTTGAAATTATAAGTTGGAATACTTCCGCAGAGGAATTTTTAAACAATATTTTTAAAAAAAGTCCGAAGGCTCAGCTAAGCTTAGAAGAAATATTTCCACCTGGCATATGGACTAAATTCCATGGCGATTTTAAAACTAATCAGGGGATATTTCACAATATTTATACTTTTTCAGAAACTGAAACTATAGAGGTTTTTAGTAGTCCTTCTTTAGATGATGGGGGGAATATTAAATGTTTTTCCCTATGTCTAAAAGCTGTTTCTCCAAAGGAAAATGGTTCGTCTGAGAATATAGTGCGATTAAAAAATATTCTAGAGAATTCATCTCTGGCTATTTTTTTATCTGATCCTAGCGGCCCTATAGTTGAAGTTAATAGGGCGGCGTGTAAACTTTTTGGTTATAGTTTAAAAGAACTGAAACAATTAAGTCGGGAAGATATAATTCAAATGAATTCCGATCTGGAAACGGCGATTGCACAGAGAAATAAAGCCGGCGAAATAAGAACGGAGTTAGTAGGCATTAAAAAGAATGGTGAGACATTTCCTTGTGAGGTACATTCGGTTATTTATACCAATTATGAAGGAGAAAAAAGAACCAGTACTACAATTGTAGATATTTCAGATAGAAAAAAACAGGAATTAATTGCAGAAAATAGCAAGCAAGCTTTTCAGTCTTTATTTGATTATAATCCTGATGCTGTATATTCCTTTGACCTTAAGGGTAATTTTGTCGATCTTAACCAGGCTGCTTTAAATCTTGTAGAAGGTTCCAGGGAAAAGGCAAGAGAAATCAATTTTTTACCTTTAATAGCGCCAGAAGACAGAGACCGTGTAATGATGCACTCTTCAAAGGCAGTTTCTGGTGAAGTGCAGCGCTATCAAACTAATTTTATAAGTCTTAAAGGAACAAAAAAGGTACTTGATGTAACGAACTTTCCAATATACGTAAATAAGAAAATAACCGGAGTTTATGGAATTGCGAAAGACATTACTAAACAGGTAGAAATAGAACAAAAACTGCGGGAAGAACATAATATGTTTCGGGCAATTATAGATTATATACCAGATCATATTTTTGTGATAAATGAAAAGCACGAAACTATTTTAACCAATCATAGTTTTTATAAGAATTATTATGGGGTTGAAAATGAACAGGAAAGTTTAGGACTAACGGCCTTAGAATTTTTTGACAAAGAAGAAGCCAATAGGGTTATTGAGGATAACACACAGGTCATGAATAAAGGTATTCCTGTAATAAATCGCGAGGATATAGTGCAGGATTTTAACGGTAAAAAAAATTATACACTTTTAACCAAAGTCCCTTTTAGATTTGGAGATAATAAAAAAGGCCTGGTTGGGATTTCGAGGAATATTACTGAAATCAAAGAAAAAGAAAAAGCCCTGGAAGAATTAAACGAGGCGCTCAAAAAACATGCAGATGAATTGGCATTATCTAACAAAGAACTTGAACAATTTGCCTATATAGCTTCCCACGACCTGCAGGAGCCTCTCAGAATGGTAACCAGTTTTCTAACGCAGCTCAAGAAAAAATACAACAATAAATTAGATGATAGGGCGCAGCAATATATTTATTTTGCGTACGATGGTGCAACCCGGATGCGCCAAATAATTTTAGATTTACTTGAATATTCGAGGGTGGGACGGGTAGCGCATAAAGTTACAGCAGTTAATCTCGAGCATTTAGTTTCTGAGGTGCTATCCCTTCAAAAAAAATCTATTGAAGAAAAAAATGCTAAAATTGAAATAGGTGTACTTCCAGAATTAGAAGTTGAAGAACCAGTGTTAAGGCAATTATTCTCAAATTTAATAGGCAATGCCTTAAAGTACTATTCAAAAGAACGTCAGCCGAAAATCAAAATTTCCTCTTTAGAAAAGGAGAAATATTGGGAATTTAAAATTACCGATAACGGTATTGGGATTGAAGAAGAATTCAAAGAGCAAATTTTTATAATTTTCCAGCGCTTACATCAGCGGGATGAATATGATGGGACGGGAATTGGCCTGGCAATATGCAAAAAGATCGTAGATAATTTTGGTGGTAAAATTTGGGTAGATTCCATACCTGGAGAAGGAAGCAGCTTTTATTTTACCATCCCAAAACAATTTTAG
- a CDS encoding capsule assembly Wzi family protein: MKQTLLVFLFLSFFLNVHAQNIEISGQVNATGLLYSEENSPFWLHTNQRGRIDELTNFSGFITTQGFYNFSENSNLEFGLGALYQDGYADKLQLDEAYLAFNNSWLGIVAGRKQREELYRGLSATNQSILWSLNARPLPGIRFFTKRPIFFKNNRGLGFQASYEEYLMDDERFVENTRLHHKSFHLVYRSSPKFQISAGLRHFVQWGGTHPEFGDLPSDFEAYIRAITGRGAGEDTGDGISEQEINGLGNHLGSYEINIKTILAGYNVELIYNHLFEDGSGSLLRNTPDGRYGIFIEDPAASLDSWFQAVMYEFYYTKNQSKNTPTTDGEDNYFNNNLYRSGWTYENRVLGLPFITLGPDRFRIANNKILAHHIGLSGMAFNKVPYRFLGSFRKNYGGKGSENTNGKHVLSTYLDLNLLQNVVNLNLQLGSDFSETEGPNFGAGVSISKSFL, from the coding sequence ATGAAACAAACTTTACTAGTATTTTTATTTCTTTCCTTTTTTCTAAATGTCCACGCACAAAATATTGAGATTAGTGGGCAAGTGAACGCAACCGGACTATTGTATAGCGAGGAGAACTCTCCATTTTGGTTGCATACCAATCAAAGAGGGAGAATAGACGAACTCACCAATTTTTCAGGCTTTATTACCACCCAAGGATTTTATAATTTTTCCGAAAATTCTAATTTAGAGTTTGGGCTGGGAGCACTTTACCAGGACGGTTATGCCGATAAACTTCAATTAGATGAAGCCTATTTAGCTTTTAATAATTCCTGGTTGGGAATTGTGGCGGGACGTAAACAGCGCGAAGAATTGTACAGAGGGTTAAGCGCTACTAACCAAAGCATTTTATGGTCTTTAAATGCAAGACCGCTTCCCGGAATTCGATTCTTTACTAAACGACCCATATTTTTTAAAAATAATCGCGGGCTTGGTTTTCAGGCTTCGTATGAAGAATACCTTATGGATGATGAGCGTTTCGTAGAAAATACGAGGCTTCATCATAAGAGTTTCCATTTGGTTTATAGATCTTCACCTAAATTTCAAATTTCAGCCGGGTTAAGGCACTTTGTACAGTGGGGCGGCACACATCCGGAATTCGGCGATCTTCCTTCCGATTTTGAAGCCTATATCAGGGCAATTACCGGGAGAGGAGCAGGAGAAGACACCGGGGATGGAATTTCTGAACAGGAAATTAATGGTTTGGGAAATCATTTGGGGAGTTACGAGATAAATATCAAAACTATATTAGCTGGTTATAATGTTGAACTTATTTACAATCATTTATTTGAAGACGGCTCTGGTAGTTTGCTAAGAAATACTCCGGATGGTCGGTATGGAATTTTTATAGAAGATCCTGCGGCTTCATTAGATTCCTGGTTTCAGGCGGTGATGTATGAATTCTATTATACCAAAAATCAAAGTAAAAATACACCCACTACGGATGGGGAGGATAATTATTTTAATAATAATTTGTACCGATCTGGTTGGACTTATGAAAATAGGGTACTAGGCCTTCCATTTATTACACTCGGGCCAGATCGTTTTAGAATTGCAAATAACAAAATCCTAGCTCATCATATAGGTTTAAGCGGGATGGCTTTCAATAAAGTGCCCTATAGATTTTTGGGAAGTTTCAGGAAGAATTATGGCGGAAAAGGAAGTGAAAATACCAATGGGAAACACGTTCTTTCTACTTACCTTGACTTAAATTTACTTCAAAATGTAGTGAACTTAAATCTTCAGCTAGGATCCGATTTTAGTGAAACTGAAGGTCCTAATTTTGGTGCTGGCGTTTCTATTTCTAAATCCTTTTTATAA
- a CDS encoding tyrosine-protein phosphatase, which yields MLSIFQKKYFLVDLLEGFTDFHNHLLPGIDDGANSAEDSIAMIKKFNEFGVTNIVASPHVMGEFYPNTPDTILPALDKVKKNLPHGNSIKAAGEYMMDQYLIDQLEKDNVLNVTENYVLVEMSYFQAPINLAEILFKIQNTNLKPILAHPERYTFYHDSGLDKYKDLKTRGCDFQLNMLSLTPHYGTGIQKKAFQLLENGMIDFISSDAHRMEHLEKIGNIKLKKKQLNLLEPIIEKSKALFR from the coding sequence ATGCTATCCATTTTTCAGAAAAAATATTTTTTAGTCGATTTACTGGAAGGTTTCACCGATTTCCACAATCATTTACTGCCCGGTATAGACGATGGTGCTAATAGTGCAGAAGACTCTATAGCAATGATCAAAAAATTCAATGAATTTGGAGTCACTAATATTGTAGCCAGTCCTCACGTTATGGGAGAATTCTATCCCAATACTCCGGATACCATTCTTCCTGCTTTAGATAAAGTAAAAAAGAACTTGCCACACGGTAATTCTATTAAAGCGGCAGGAGAATATATGATGGACCAATATTTAATAGATCAGCTGGAAAAAGATAATGTCTTGAATGTGACAGAAAATTATGTTTTAGTAGAGATGTCATATTTTCAGGCACCCATTAATTTAGCTGAAATCCTATTTAAAATTCAGAATACCAACCTAAAACCAATACTAGCTCATCCAGAGCGTTATACTTTTTATCACGATAGCGGTCTTGATAAGTACAAAGACCTAAAAACAAGAGGATGTGATTTCCAATTAAATATGTTATCCCTTACCCCTCACTATGGAACAGGTATACAAAAGAAAGCTTTCCAGTTGCTTGAAAACGGGATGATTGATTTTATTAGCAGTGATGCCCACAGAATGGAACACCTGGAAAAAATTGGGAATATAAAATTAAAGAAAAAGCAGCTTAATCTTCTAGAGCCTATAATTGAAAAATCCAAAGCCTTGTTTAGATAA
- a CDS encoding GumC family protein — protein MEELNDFNEEKEESTFDLKAELFKYLAYWKWILLGFLIGGLLAYLYNRYTIPKYNTEATMMIVDDQEKNAMNATPSGGGAIFSLEDDGIQNHIEKLKSKQLVESVVEELNHNISYFIEGNVITVEAYKSSPVLIEFITPDSIIHSISKNLIVTPTSDTSFKLEEEATGYSENHSIGEVIKLDNIQFTILPKSGEEEGTFRKTSSVNIRIQPLRAVAAEYISKLQIAQKGQAKDILSLSIVQETPEKSEDFLNKLMERFNEEGVKDKQEVAENTTKFIQDRLEMITTELDSVEVNIADFKRDNQIMDVSSGASQFQSKFTATEQEIFNIETQLELLNSVEELLRNQGKYELLPDVGISEGGVSGLVNSYNTLIMERNMYLEGGTERNPIVKTITQQLDSLRENLFENIESTRRSLNVRLRELNQRGNVAQGQFSNFPGLEKGMRSIERQQQIKEQLYLFLLQRREEAAISFAATASVARVIDAPFTNNNPVDPKPWLILVGGFIIGLIIPILIIFAKNMLDTKVHHKGELSGLIKHIPFIGEVPRIGAEQNERIELNDRTPLAESFRILRTNLAYLFQNKDKDRGEIIFVTSTIKGEGKTFVSYNMARTLASTGKKVLLIGADIRNPKLHRYGEISDAAPKGLSDYLYDFEVTENEVISIEKQAGIKVDMVLSGPIPPNPAELLMNDRLESLLEYAAGVYDYVLVDTAPTMIVTDTLLVSPLADTTLYVVRADFTDKKMLEFPKELKQQGKLKSPAIILNDVDYSKFSYGAKYGYSYGYGYGYGADKESRWQRIRNKMFGNK, from the coding sequence ATGGAAGAATTAAACGATTTTAATGAAGAGAAGGAAGAATCTACCTTCGATTTAAAAGCTGAACTCTTTAAATACCTTGCCTATTGGAAGTGGATTCTTTTGGGGTTTCTAATTGGAGGGTTATTAGCCTACCTGTATAACAGATATACCATTCCGAAATATAATACTGAAGCTACAATGATGATTGTAGACGATCAGGAGAAAAATGCAATGAACGCCACACCATCAGGAGGTGGCGCTATTTTCTCTTTGGAGGACGATGGTATTCAAAACCATATTGAGAAATTAAAATCCAAGCAGCTTGTAGAAAGTGTAGTTGAAGAGTTAAATCATAACATCAGCTACTTTATAGAAGGAAATGTAATTACTGTTGAAGCTTATAAATCAAGCCCTGTTTTAATCGAGTTTATAACGCCTGATAGCATTATTCATTCAATTTCTAAAAATCTTATTGTTACTCCTACCTCAGATACTTCTTTTAAACTGGAAGAAGAGGCTACGGGATATTCCGAAAATCATAGCATTGGGGAAGTGATTAAATTGGATAATATTCAATTCACCATTTTACCGAAGTCTGGAGAGGAAGAAGGAACTTTTCGAAAAACCAGTTCAGTTAATATCAGAATTCAACCTTTAAGAGCTGTGGCTGCAGAGTATATATCAAAACTACAAATAGCTCAAAAAGGCCAGGCTAAAGATATTTTATCCCTAAGTATCGTTCAGGAGACACCAGAGAAATCGGAAGATTTTCTCAATAAATTGATGGAACGTTTTAATGAGGAAGGTGTTAAAGATAAACAGGAAGTAGCAGAAAATACTACCAAATTTATTCAGGATAGACTGGAAATGATAACTACAGAATTAGATTCTGTAGAAGTAAACATCGCCGATTTTAAAAGAGATAACCAAATAATGGATGTTAGTAGCGGTGCTTCCCAGTTTCAGTCAAAATTTACAGCTACTGAGCAAGAGATTTTTAATATTGAAACTCAGTTGGAACTTTTAAATTCAGTAGAGGAATTACTAAGAAATCAAGGTAAATACGAGCTACTACCTGATGTGGGTATCAGTGAAGGTGGTGTTTCGGGACTTGTGAATTCTTACAATACTCTTATTATGGAGCGTAATATGTACCTTGAAGGAGGTACGGAGCGTAATCCTATCGTAAAAACAATAACCCAACAACTTGATAGTTTAAGAGAAAATCTTTTTGAAAATATTGAAAGTACCAGGCGTTCTTTAAACGTTAGATTAAGAGAACTTAATCAACGGGGGAATGTCGCGCAAGGTCAATTCAGTAACTTTCCCGGTCTCGAAAAAGGCATGCGAAGCATTGAACGCCAACAACAAATTAAAGAGCAACTTTATTTATTCTTGTTACAGAGAAGGGAAGAAGCTGCTATTTCTTTTGCTGCAACAGCTTCTGTTGCCAGGGTTATTGATGCTCCTTTTACAAACAACAACCCTGTTGATCCTAAACCATGGCTTATTCTGGTGGGAGGTTTTATTATTGGCTTAATAATTCCGATTCTGATTATTTTCGCTAAGAATATGCTCGACACTAAAGTGCATCACAAAGGCGAGTTAAGTGGATTAATAAAACATATTCCTTTTATCGGGGAGGTGCCACGTATTGGTGCAGAACAAAATGAACGTATCGAATTAAACGATCGTACTCCTCTTGCTGAATCGTTTAGGATTTTGAGGACTAACCTGGCCTATCTATTTCAAAATAAAGATAAAGATAGGGGAGAGATAATTTTTGTAACCTCTACTATAAAAGGAGAAGGAAAGACCTTTGTATCTTATAATATGGCACGTACTTTGGCGAGTACCGGAAAGAAAGTTTTATTGATTGGTGCTGATATTCGTAACCCCAAACTTCATAGGTATGGTGAAATAAGCGATGCGGCACCTAAAGGTCTTTCAGATTATTTATACGATTTTGAAGTTACTGAAAATGAGGTTATTTCTATAGAAAAACAGGCAGGGATAAAAGTTGATATGGTTCTTTCAGGCCCTATCCCACCTAACCCTGCAGAACTTCTTATGAATGACCGATTGGAAAGTTTGTTAGAATATGCAGCCGGAGTTTATGATTATGTATTGGTGGATACAGCTCCAACTATGATAGTAACAGATACTTTGTTAGTAAGCCCGTTGGCTGATACTACGTTGTATGTTGTAAGAGCTGATTTTACCGACAAAAAGATGCTGGAGTTCCCTAAGGAACTTAAGCAACAGGGAAAACTAAAAAGCCCTGCGATTATTTTGAATGATGTGGATTATTCAAAATTCTCTTATGGAGCTAAGTATGGGTATTCTTATGGCTACGGATATGGTTACGGTGCCGATAAAGAATCTCGCTGGCAACGAATAAGAAACAAAATGTTCGGAAATAAATAA
- a CDS encoding polysaccharide biosynthesis/export family protein, with protein sequence MFKSIGKLGWFLMLSIIVSSCATKDQVVYFNDVQKIEGQKNLLEYEPKIERNDVLRINVSSSSVNEEIVAPFQMNQQGGGQSGGGGGQNLSLTGYLVSPKGTINFPVLGTVDVEGLTRTEIQEKLQTQISEYVRDPVVDVRIVNFSITVLGEVNSPGRVQITDGRITMPELLAMSGDVSYTGKRQNIRVIREVDGVKSVGFIDMTETDLFDSPYYYLKQNDIVYVEPTYARMKSAGFFGSPGAILGLVSSTLSLIFIFTR encoded by the coding sequence ATGTTCAAATCTATAGGGAAACTCGGATGGTTTCTTATGTTAAGTATTATTGTTTCAAGCTGCGCTACCAAAGATCAGGTGGTATATTTTAATGATGTTCAAAAAATAGAAGGACAAAAGAATTTATTAGAATACGAGCCGAAAATTGAACGAAATGATGTGCTGAGAATTAATGTTTCTTCTTCTTCGGTAAATGAAGAAATAGTAGCACCATTCCAAATGAATCAACAAGGTGGAGGCCAATCTGGTGGAGGAGGTGGTCAAAACCTTTCTTTAACAGGTTATTTGGTAAGTCCCAAGGGGACTATAAACTTTCCAGTTCTTGGCACTGTAGATGTAGAAGGTTTAACACGCACTGAAATTCAGGAAAAACTACAAACGCAAATTTCAGAATATGTAAGAGATCCCGTGGTAGATGTTAGGATTGTAAATTTTAGTATCACCGTTTTGGGGGAAGTTAACTCCCCTGGTAGAGTTCAAATCACCGATGGTAGAATTACTATGCCTGAATTATTAGCAATGAGTGGAGATGTGAGTTATACCGGAAAACGTCAAAATATAAGAGTAATAAGAGAGGTAGATGGGGTGAAATCTGTTGGATTCATTGATATGACGGAAACCGATCTTTTCGACAGTCCGTATTATTATTTAAAGCAAAATGATATTGTATATGTGGAACCCACTTACGCAAGAATGAAATCTGCCGGGTTTTTTGGAAGTCCGGGTGCAATATTAGGTTTGGTTAGTTCAACATTAAGTTTAATTTTTATATTCACAAGATAG